The Bernardetia sp. genome has a window encoding:
- a CDS encoding ABC transporter permease: MNLTQNTAEALRATRDNWLRSLLTISLIAIGITALVGILTAIDGIEQNITSGLSDLGANSFDIRDKNNNMRSRRRGVVEKIEAPLKYNEVMEFDRRFRQSVSLEDAVTVYTRVSFGTEVKYQSEKTNPNSSVVGIDQNYNLVKGFDIKEGRNFAPLDIQRGSQFAIIGKEIKETLFKDISPIGKRILLKGYGFTVIGLLEEQGGIGSSSSTDRSVLIPLPMANILGNDRQLSYTITVGVKNPAQKDALMGEATGLMRIIRGDKLTQKPSFEVSSSESLASSLGETTVMLRIGGAGIGFLTLLGASIGLMNIMLVSVTERTREIGIRKAIGASAKHIREQFIIEAIVICLLGGFFGIFLGITLGNGVAKLLGDANSEFVIPWLWMITGIIICILVGLAAGVYPAYKASKLDPIESLRYE; encoded by the coding sequence ATGAATCTCACTCAAAACACAGCTGAGGCCTTGCGTGCTACTCGTGATAATTGGCTTCGCTCTCTGCTTACTATTTCGCTTATTGCTATCGGAATAACGGCTTTGGTAGGCATCTTGACAGCTATTGATGGCATAGAACAAAACATTACTTCTGGACTTTCAGATTTGGGAGCAAACTCTTTTGACATTAGAGATAAGAACAACAATATGCGTTCTCGTCGTCGTGGTGTAGTCGAAAAAATAGAAGCACCCCTAAAGTATAATGAAGTAATGGAATTTGACAGACGCTTTCGTCAAAGTGTGAGCTTAGAAGATGCTGTTACTGTCTATACAAGAGTGAGTTTTGGAACAGAAGTAAAGTATCAATCTGAAAAAACAAATCCTAATTCGTCAGTTGTCGGTATTGACCAAAATTATAATTTAGTAAAAGGATTTGACATCAAAGAAGGACGAAATTTTGCCCCTTTAGACATTCAAAGAGGAAGTCAGTTTGCCATCATTGGAAAAGAAATAAAGGAAACTCTTTTTAAAGATATTTCTCCTATTGGAAAACGTATTTTATTGAAAGGATATGGATTTACAGTTATTGGACTTTTAGAAGAGCAAGGAGGAATAGGAAGTTCATCAAGTACCGATAGAAGTGTTTTGATTCCTTTGCCTATGGCAAATATTTTAGGAAATGACAGACAACTTTCTTACACCATTACAGTAGGAGTTAAAAATCCTGCTCAAAAAGATGCTTTGATGGGAGAAGCAACTGGACTAATGCGAATCATCCGAGGAGACAAACTCACTCAAAAACCTTCTTTTGAAGTTTCCAGCAGTGAATCTTTAGCCTCTTCTTTGGGTGAAACAACAGTTATGTTGCGTATAGGAGGTGCTGGCATTGGTTTTCTTACACTTTTGGGAGCATCTATCGGACTGATGAATATCATGCTCGTTTCAGTAACCGAACGCACTAGGGAAATTGGAATCCGAAAAGCAATTGGAGCTTCTGCCAAACATATTAGAGAACAATTTATTATTGAAGCTATTGTTATCTGCTTACTAGGAGGGTTTTTTGGCATTTTTTTGGGTATTACTTTAGGAAATGGCGTAGCCAAACTTTTAGGAGATGCTAATAGTGAGTTTGTTATTCCTTGGCTTTGGATGATAACTGGAATAATAATTTGCATACTGGTAGGCTTGGCTGCTGGCGTTTATCCTGCCTATAAAGCCTCTAAATTAGACCCTATCGAATCTTTGCGTTACGAGTAA